The DNA window TTTAAAAGGTTCAAAATGTAATTTGACTAATTTACTAAGGGAATAGATTTATTGTGACTCTTTTAGAAATATTGGTTACTTATTTATTGCAAAGCATTAAATAGCCTAACCTGTACGCTGTCAACAAAACAATCTGCAATAAACAACAATCATTACTCTGAcacataaacagaaaacaaccctAATTGTTTTAAAAGGGAGCTGTTCTACTCTACTGTAGAAGGGTAGCTTTGCATTGTACAAAAATAATTCGTAGTTATTCTGTGCTGGGCCTTTGTGCAGCCCCTCAGTTGAAAAAAAGCCATTTTAGCTCACTTCCAACATTCATCTGATTCGTTGCCCCTCAAAAACTGAAGGTTTCCATCCAATGTGCAGAGCTGTGGACTGGAATGATGATACTGGAGATATCTACTCTCAGAGACATCAAACGGAGCTAAGAGTAAACCTGCCTTCCTTTGGTGAcagaaactgaaaatatttgAGTCTTTAAAGTACTCCAAAGCCTGAAATTTTGGCTCATCGAAATTATCAGCATGTACACCGgcctcattatttgaaatttCGGCCTTTTTCAAAATGTGAGGAACCATAACTTTAACAATGTAAATATGACAATAATTTGATGACACAAAAATAGCTATAGATATTTACCTATCAAGGCGAATCTTCTTTCTGGCAATAGCTTCTTGAAAGCGTCTTTTTCCATCCTGTAAAACAAGAGATGATCTAAGACTGAAATTCTTAATATGTATACTGTGTacagtatgttaaaaaaaagtttattttcagTTCACCCTTCATCTGACTCTAAGGGCCTctaaaaatatagaaataagTCACTCGGCTAACTTACCACAGGCTCAGGTCGTATCCGTGGCAGCGTGCATGGTTTCCTGTCACTGTCCAGCACCTCAAAGGTCATAAAGGCACTATTTATGTGGCGCAGAGGTTCTCCACCCTGGTAGGCCTCAGCACAAACTCCCACCTCCATGCTAGTGTGGGCAGGAATGTGGGTTAAAGAAAACATGCATCCAGCAAACAGCACTCCAAGTGTTATAATCACAAATTAGAAGgttaaatatttaatgaattgttttattttcagaaatatttgtcATAATGTGTCGCTTCACCTGTGCTTGAAGGCATTGTTAACAATAGCTTTCAGTACCAGTCGGTCGCCGATGTGAGACGGGCCACGAAAATGGAACATGTCTATGGACCTCAGGGTTGGATGAGCGTTACACAGGCGACTGCATCGAAGtataaggaaaaagaaaaactgttttgaTTGGATTTGTTTGGCCTCATTACAAATAAACTTTTGTCAAACAAAGAACAGTTTATCTTTTGGAAACTCAATCTCCTTTTTTCCAGCAATTAGATGAGAATATCAATACGTGTGGCAGTGCCTGCTAGCTTCCACCAAATGCACATGACAATAAtacacactcactggccactttgttaggtacaccttcATTGTACCAGGTTGGATTGCCTTTTGCCCTGAGAGCTGCCTTCAAACTTTGTAGATTTTTGTcgatattgacatgatagcatctgCACATTCATGATGCAAATCTACCctttcaccacatcccaaaggtgctctgttggattgagatctggtgactgtggatcCCACTTGAGTCCAGTGAACTCATTGTAATGCTCAGTGCCAcgttatcctgctgaaagcagTAATCAGAAGATGGGCACACAGCATCAATACTCAGGTAGAGTAAGCCGTTTAAAGGACGCTTTCATCAACCGTGGATTTTCATCCAGGGAACTAAAGCTCATGTGATATCTTATTGTTTTTGGACCATTCTTACAGTAGGTGTACtcaataaagtggccagtgagcgTATCTCTTATCCAACTCTTGTTGGATGTTTTTGCTGTTTGAAAACAATTATATGTATACAAATATAAAAGCTTTGTGCATACCTTGCTGCAATTGTAGCCACATTTTCCATCCAGGCCATAATCTGGCCCCCAAAAGTGCTGACTTGGTGGTTGGCATGGGGCGGAAGCACCAGCTCTACACTCTCAACACGTGTCCGCTCAGCTGGCACAGCGTCCTGATACTCCTGGCATTCTCCTGATGAGTGCACAAAAACAAGGACGTTTAATGAATCTGTTTTTTAAGTGCCGCGTGCTATAAAGACTTATGTCTGTACCCAgctgagctgtgctgctgctcagTAGGTCTGTGATAATCTCAGCGTGGATGAGCCTCATCCTCCTCCGCTCTGCTGCCAGGCTGTACTCCATCTGCTCCATTTGAGTGCGAGGAATCACCTGCTTCAGCTGTACCTGTGAGgacataacaaaaaacaaattaaaaacaaaaaaagagccaGAGATGTTAAATCAGATTTATTAAAATCCCCCTCTGCCCATATTTTGATCCGTGCTCTTTACCTTCCCAGCTTCTGTCCTTCTGGCAACAAAGGTGGCAAAGGCGTGGCAAACCTTCCACTGCCTGTCAGTGTAAAGGTCCTCGCAAGTCACTAAAATGCCCACCTGAGATGAAAAGAATCACTGAAGTCATTATATTCTTTtcctaaaataataaaaagtttaaatatcCCAAAAGCACAGAGTGCCACCCGCTAACCTCCATACTGGACGTAAAGGCTCTGTTGACCTTTGCGATGATATTAACAACCTTTCCTACCCTGgaggagacagacacagatGCCATTCTTTACTATCAACAAGGAGAAGTATTTGTACTGCACATACTCTGAAACCTTTTTGCTATGAGACATAATTTTCAGTCAAAGGCAAGGCATGTTTGGCCATGACACTTGCTATCTGCAATTGGAAAGAAATGTTTACTATATTTTCATGAGTCacctcttattttttttaacgattaaaaaaaattgaatcaaGATTTATGGAGAATATCATAACTAATGATTTGTAACCATAAAACTGTCTTTCTTGTTTAGTAGCATTTGTCCTTCAAACTTTACTAAAAGTTGAGTTCAAGTTGACATTTTATCCCAAAATGacccttttttctctcctctcctggCACTGCATGCAATGTGTTGTCTCTGCAGTCATTACTCAGTTTGAATTAAACCTTGGCAGTCAGTACTAAGATTAATACCTTACCCTATGGTGTGTTCAAAATGAATGTCATCCACCGATGCAGTGATACAGGAACAACCTGCATGTCTCTCAGCTGGAAGATCAGAGATTACACAAAAAAATTAAGCAGTGCAGCAGAAAGCATATGTGCAAAATACTAAATACTAAATTTTTATAGGGAGAGTGGCTTATTGAGTGGCTCcacagtgtagtggtttacacatttgcctaacaaATAAAAGCTCCCTAGTTCAATCCTGGAAAGAGGTGCAGATCCCTTTGGGGTTGCGTCATATGACATCCTGCATAAACACTTTGCCAGATGAAACGATTGGAGATTGTTATTCGGGCCATTATGTCATCATGTGTGGATTTTTGTAATTAATTTGTCAactttttttaacaaaacttCCTTGGAACATTTGCAGGTTGTTCAGAAAGCTGCTGCAAAGCGTCAACGTCTTCTAAGTACTAACATGTCACACCATTTCTTGTTTAGTTGCGCCCCCTCCCCTAATTTCAGAGTCCACTTTAACAATCTGGTTTTGACTGTTAAAGCTCTGCATGGACAAGCAGAGCTTTTACACCCATACGTCACCAGCAGATCCCTGAGGTCACGTGATAAGGGCCTGCAGCACTAAGGGTGACAGAGCGTTTTGCAGCAGTGGCCCTCAGACTTCTATGTAGCAAGAGCAGAATTTATGAGTCCCCGAGTTTCAATTTTTCGTGATACACTGAAACCTTTGAGTATTTTTGCAAGTATCCCTGTTGAATAAAGTGCAGGAAATCAGCACTGTGATATGAGCATTCACGTAACATGATTGAAGATTATAGTAGGTGTGACAGCGattacaaaacaaacagcatCAAACACGTTTAAAAAATTCAATGATCAGACTCTAACTCATGCCCATTACTTCCACCTACAATACTTCAGTTGAAATGATGGTGGATGGTTAATGGTGCTACCATGGTCTGTATTCAAGGTTGCAGTTGCATTCAAATGTTTGAGTTAATGAGCGACTTGCCAGAAGCAGAGTTACAGAAAGCTCATAAGAATTTTAATGCAATCATTTAGCCTTTATTTGCAGCTTTAATCTGCATTTGGAATGAGGCGCATCAGAGAAGAGAATCTCCGATTAAACTGTACATGTGAGAGTTTTTCTGATCCTTTCCTACCAGATAAACAGGCTGTGGAGTCCATCCACTTCAGCAGCTGTCCAACACTCAGCTCCCCACAGTGATTGGCATGACAGGGCAGCACGATCTGACTCATCTGCACTTCAGTGGGGTTTCTGTACACTTCCCCACTCTCCTGGATGAGCAGGGGGTCCGGCATGGTGTCTGAATCTTTATTTTCTGAAGTCATATCTCACAACTCCACAGAAaggaaatacagaaaaagaaacagttacAGCAGAACATTTTGTGTCAGACGTGATGGATATGATTCAAGTCAGAACAAGTGCGATATTCTATAAACATTTGTGAAGTCAACAAGCTTAGAACCAAACCTGAAAACTGCAGGTTGATTTCGTCCAGCACTGCAGCATAAGACTGTAAGCTTTAAATAATCTGCAGCTAGGTTTGTCCTCTGTATTGCTCaacattttttcaccccttacTCAGGGATCAGGAGCAGAAATGCATATTTATGAAATTAAAACTCTGGGGCATTTTAGGAAGTGCTCTAAAACTATGCTAATTTACATGTAGCCTAATTGCAGGTTGAGACtcgtctttttttaaaagtcgcTATCACGCAAACTATTTCTGGGCATGCCACTAAAGGGGGCATTCATGGAAAGTATTTGGTGGGATAGAAGTGTTTGCCCACAGCTACTGCTCCAGTGGGGTGAACATTTAGTCACCGGTCTCTCTTTTAAGTTATCAATGGCCGGGTGTAGTGAATGTGTAGTAAACACATTTGTAGAGAAATAACGCAACATTTGAAATGAGCGTCTCACTTAATTTAATATTTCAGCATTTAAATATGTTATCCTGTGACAGCTATCACGCTAATGACGTTGTAAACAAACGACTGAAAATTGCTTACTCACTTGAAAACTTCCTGCTGAAGCTGAAGTCGACAAAAAGTCCGTTTAGTGCCAAAGAGTGTCTTGTGCAAAACGCAAAGGCAACAGAAAAAGAGCACAGAGCGACCCCAAAGCGGTGGCTCTTCTCATTTCACCCATTCCCCAATAACACGGCAActgaataaacacacacaactcAGGTTTAGTGAAAGGTTTCGCCACTGGAGGGAGAAAGGGGGAGAGAGACCGTCC is part of the Pelmatolapia mariae isolate MD_Pm_ZW linkage group LG23, Pm_UMD_F_2, whole genome shotgun sequence genome and encodes:
- the acot11b gene encoding acyl-coenzyme A thioesterase 11b, yielding MTSENKDSDTMPDPLLIQESGEVYRNPTEVQMSQIVLPCHANHCGELSVGQLLKWMDSTACLSAERHAGCSCITASVDDIHFEHTIGVGKVVNIIAKVNRAFTSSMEVGILVTCEDLYTDRQWKVCHAFATFVARRTEAGKVQLKQVIPRTQMEQMEYSLAAERRRMRLIHAEIITDLLSSSTAQLGECQEYQDAVPAERTRVESVELVLPPHANHQVSTFGGQIMAWMENVATIAASRLCNAHPTLRSIDMFHFRGPSHIGDRLVLKAIVNNAFKHSMEVGVCAEAYQGGEPLRHINSAFMTFEVLDSDRKPCTLPRIRPEPVDGKRRFQEAIARKKIRLDRKYIISCKQTEVPLSVPWDPSNQMYLSYNNVSALKLMDNRNNWVLASEKNKVRLYTLEENQMLCFKVEMNVRVSAEQTFHLLSDLRRRMEWDRHYEECEVINQADEDDTIYRVATPSVTKGGKGKDFILLASRRKPCDSRDPYLIALRSVTLPTHPPTEEYTRGEVLCAGFTIWEESSSVTKITYYNQATPGVLPYISTDIAGLSSSFYSAFSACSQFLLANKDSLAALPPSVL